Within the Streptomyces sp. YIM 121038 genome, the region TGGACGAGGCGATCGCGCTGCTGGAGCGGACGCTGACGGCCCGGATCGAAGTGAGCGGCGACGACGATCCGCACACGCTCATCGTGCGGAACAACCTCGCGAGTGCCTATCAGTCGGCGGGGGACCTGGAGCGGGCGACCCCGCTGCACGAGCGCAACCTGTCCGACCGCACGCGCCTCCTGGGCTCCGACCATCTGAGCACCCTGCTCTCGCGCAACAATCTCGCGGACGCGTACCTCCTCTCGGGGCAATTGGCGCGTGCGGCCCCGATGTTCGAGGAGACGCTGGACGACTGCGTGCGCGTGCTCGGCTGCGATCACCCCTTCACCCATGTCGTGCGCAGCAACGTCGCGTACTGCTGTGAGGCCGCGGGAGACCTGGAGCGCGCGGTGGCCCTGCTGGAGCAGACGGTCGCCGATCGCGCGCGGACGCTGGGCGGAGAACACCCGGACGCGCTGCGGTCGCAGCTGCACCTCGCCCGCGTCCACCAGGCGGCGGGCGACCCGGCGCGAGCGATCGCGCTGCTCGAGCGGACGCTGGACGTCTGCGTCCGGGCGCTGGGCGACGGGCACGGGCTGACAGGGAGTGTCCGGAGCAGTCTGGCCGAGGTGGTGGAGCAGACCGGCCCCCCGTCCGCGAACCCTGCCGTCCGCTAGCCCGCAGCCCCGCCGTGGCCATCGGGAAGCCCTTCGTTTCCGCAGCTCGGCCCGGGGCTCAAGCTCCGGGATCCGAGCTCTTCCCCTGGGTCTGGTTGGTTGAAGTGAGACCCAACCAACCCATCCCCTAAGGGAGTTGAACGGAGCGTCACCCGTCAGGGTGACGTTCCGTGGTCAGCTTGCGTCGGAACGTAAAGCCGCCCTAGGTTCGCGGCAAAGAAACGGCCCCGGCCGGTGTTGGCGCACCGGTACCAGGGCCTAGTCCGACGAATCGAGAAGCAGTCGATCGTGGCTTACTCACAGCTTAATCCCGCCCTGCCGTCCCCGTCCCACCCAATGGCCAAGACGGGCTACGGCAAACGTCACGCGGGTGACGAAACCCCGCACAGCGAAGCCGACTTCGCACACCTGAGCGCACGCGACGCGGAGATCGCGACCTTCATCGCTGTTGGCGCGGCGATGGGTCACAAGGCCATCGCCGCCGAGCACCCCCGCTACGGCCAGCAGGCCGTCCGTACGTCGATGGGCCGCCTGATCGAGGCGGGCCACCTGCGCTGGATCAAGGAACACCTCACCGTCGAGGACAACTCCATGCGGTGGGTGACCAGGACGTACTGGTCGCGGGAGCCCAGGTCCCCGGAGTGGTGGGCGGAGTTCGTGCGGGAGCGGCACGGGCGGGACGTGACGGACCAGTACAGGCCGGGTCTGGCACGGGTGGACGAGGAAACCGCAACGGAAGCTGAGCCCGAGCCGGCGCCAGAACCCGAGCCGGAGGCCGGCGCGGCCCGCGACACCCTCGCCCGGCTCCGCGCGGCGGACCGGCGGCTCGCCCTGTCCGAGCGCGACTGCCGGGCACTGGAACCCCTCGCCGCCGAGTGGCTGGCGCGGGGTGCGACCCCGACCGACATCACCGAGGCCCTGACCACTGGCCTGCCCGAAGCCGTCACCAACCCGGGCGGCCTCACCCGCAACAGACTGGAGAACAAGATGCCCCCCAAGCTGCCCAAGGCGCCGGGCAAGACCCGGCTCCGGGCCCGCGTCACCCGCGCGGTGATGATCTGCGGCCTCTGCGAGGAGCCGGAGACGACCACGGAGCTGGTCAACGGCCTCTGCGCGGACTGCCGCGCGGAGTGCCTGGCGGAGGAGCCGGACCAGGTCGTCCCCGGCGTGGTCCCGGACACCTTCCTGGCGGCCCCGACCCGGCCGGAGGCCGTGCCCCTGCGCGCCGACGAGGTGCGGCTCGCGGCGGGCTTCGCGCCCAAGAGTCGCGGATGAGCGTGCCGTACGCGCCGGTGCGGGCACCATGGAGTCGAGGAGGCGACGCCATGACCCCCAGCTCCGAGGAGCGTTCGCAGATGTCGGTCGAGGACTTCGAGGAACTCGCCCGCGTGGCGCCCGAGACGGTGGCGCTCGAATTCATCAACGGCAAAGTGGAGGTCAAGCCCGTGCCGGATCAGCTTCACGGGGCCATCGTCATGTGGCTGCTGCGGCAGTGCATGCAGCATCGGCCGGAGCTGGCCCTCTACCCGGAGCAGGGGCTCAGGATTCCGACGTACCGGAGCGGGCGTGCCCGTGCGGACGGGGCTCTGGCGCCGTTGGACCACTTCGTCGGCCAGGAAGGCGAATGGGCCTCCCCTGAGGGAGTGCTCATGACAGTAGAGGTGACCTCGCACGACCGCGACGCCGACCAGCGCGACCGCGTCGAGAAGCCCAGCGCCTACGCCGCCGCGGGCATCCCCGTGTACCTGCTCGTCGACCGCGAGAGCAGCGAGCTCATCGTGCACGCCGAGCCGAAGGGCGGTACGTACCGCAGCGTGATCAGGCGGTCCTTCGGAGAGACCGTCGAGCTGCCCGACCCCGTCGGCTTCGCCCTCGACACGGAGAAGCTCAAGGAGTACGCCGACTGAGGCAGAGCCCCCTCAGTGGCCCCGCGCGCCCCTGTGACCCACCCCACTTTGCGGAGTGCTCCGCTCCGGAGCGGGCAGTGGAGTTTTCGGAGCGGCCGGAGGACAGGGAGCCGCCGGGTGATCAAGGCGTGAGCGGGACATCTCACGATCTGATACTCCCGGGGCTGAATTCGGCCGCTCGTTAGACTGAGCCGACCGCCACAGGCGGGAAGAGACGTAACTGAGCGAGGAGCGCACGTGGGCCTTGTCGTGCAGAAGTACGGAGGCTCCTCCGTAGCCGATGCCGAGGGCATCAAGCGGGTCGCCAAGCGCATCGTCGACGCCAAGAAGAACGGCCACCAGGTGGTCGTCGTGGTGTCGGCGATGGGTGACACGACGGATGAGTTGATCGATCTTGCCGGGCAGGTGTCACCGATCCCTGCCGGGCGCGAATTCGACATGCTGCTGACCGCCGGAGAGCGGATCTCCATGGCCCTGCTGGCCATGGCGATCAAAAACCTGGGCCACGAGGCCCAGTCGTTCACGGGCAGCCAGGCCGGTGTCATCACCGACTCGGTCCACAACAAAGCCCGGATCATCGATGTGACGCCGGGCCGCATCCGGACCGCGCTCGACGAGGGCAACATCGCCATCGTCGCCGGGTTCCAGGGCGTGAGCCAGGACAAGAAGGACATCACGACCCTGGGGCGCGGCGGGTCCGACACCACCGCCGTCGCCCTCGCCGCCGCGCTCGACGCGGAGGTCTGCGAGATCTACACGGACGTGGACGGCGTCTTCACCGCCGACCCGCGCGTCGTGAAGAAGGCCCGGAAGATCGACTGGATCAGCTTCGGGGACATGCTGGAGCTGGCCAGCTCCGGGTCCAAGGTGCTGCTCCACCGCTGTGTGGAGTACGCGCGCCGTTACAACATCCCGATCCACGTGCGGTCCTCCTTCAGTGGGCTGCAGGGCACGTGGGTCAGCAACGAACCGCAAGGGGACCGCAAGGTGGAGCAGGCGATCATCTCTGGTGTCGCGCACGACACGTCCGAGGCCAAGATCACGGTCGTCGGCGTGCCGGACAAGCCGGGCGAGGCCGCCGCGATCTTCCGCGCCGTCGCCGACGCCGAGATCAACCTCGACATGATCGTCCAGAACGTGTCGGCCGCCGCGACGGGCCTCACCGACATCTCCTTCACGCTGCCCAAGGCCGAGGGCCGCAAGGCCATCGACGCCCTGGAGAAGACGAAGGCGGGCGTCGGCTTCGACTCGCTGCGCTACGACGACCAGATCGCGAAGATCTCCCTGGTCGGCGCGGGCATGAAGACGAACCCCGGCGTCACCGCCACGTTCTTCGAGGCCCTGACGGACGCGGGCGTGAACATCGAGCTGATCTCCACCTCCGAGATCCGCATCTCCGTGGTCACCCGCGCCGAGGACGTCAACGAGGCCGTGCGCGCCGTGCACACCGCCTTCGGCCTCGACTCCGACTCGGACGAGGCCGTGGTCTATGGAGGCACCGGGCGATGAACCGCAAGCCGACGCTCGCGGTCGTCGGGGCGACCGGGGCCGTCGGCGCGGTGATGCTCCAGATCCTGTCGCAGCACGCCGACATCTGGGGCGAGATCAGACTCGTCGCCTCCCCGCGCTCGGCCGGCCGCAAGCTGGCCGTGCGCGGGGAGGAGGTCGAGGTCCTCGCGCTGAGCGAGGACGTCTTCGAGGGCGTCGACGTCGCCATGTTCGACGTGCCCGACGAGGTGGCGGCCCAGTGGGCGCCCGTCGCCGCCTCGCGGGGCGTCGTCGTGGTCGACAACTCCGCCGCCTTCCGCCTCGACCCGGACGTCCCCCTGGTCGTGCCGGAGGTCAACCCGCACGCCGCGCGCCTCAGGCCGCGCGGCATCATCGCCAACCCGAACTGCACCACCCTCTCGATGATCGTGGCGCTCGGCGCCCTGCACGCCGAGTTCGGCCTGCGGGAGCTCGTGGTCTCGTCGTACCAGGCGGTCAGCGGGGCCGGGCGGGACGGCGTCGACACGCTGCGGCGCCAGCTCAGGCTCGTCGCGGACAGCGACCTCGGCACCGGGCCCGGCGATCTGCGCCGCGCCGTCGGGGACGACACCGGGCCCTTCCCGGAGCCCGTCGCGCTGAACGTGGTGCCCTGGGTCGGCTCCGTACGCGAGGACGGCTGGTCCTCGGAGGAGATGAAGGTCCGGGACGAGTCCCGGAAGATCCTCGGCCTGCCGGACCTGAAGGTCGCGGTGACGTGCGTACGGGTGCCGGTCGTCACGACGCACTCGCTGACGGTCCACGCGCGCTTCGAGCGCGAGGTGACCGTCGCGCGGGCCCGCGAGATCCTCGCCACCGCACCCGGGGTCGTCCTGTTCGACGACCCGGCCGCCGGTGAGTTCCCGACGCCCGCCGACGCCGTCGGCACCGACCCCACGTGGGTCGGCCGGCTCCGGCGCGCCCTGGACGACCCGGCCGCGCTCGAACTCTTCGTGTGCGGGGACAACTTGCGCAAGGGCGCCGCCCTGAACACGGCGCAGATCGCGGAGCTGGTGGCGGGGGAGTTCCCGGGCGGCTGACCGGCGTTCCCCGAGGGGCGGTCCGCGGGGGCAGACCGGGCTGCCCGAAAGGCTCCCCGAAGCGGAGCACCCTGTAGGACCTGTGTAAGTTCTGTGTCCTGTCTCTGGTCCAGACCGCTTGAACTGGGGCGTCCGCGCGTTCGAAGATTCGGCTTCCGGTCCCTGCAACCGACCGGGCGGCGCAGGCGTCTTCGCCGTCGCCCTCCGGAGGGCGGCCGGAACGCTGCGAAAAGCAATTGGGGCATAGGGGAAGAGCTGGTACGCATGGGGGCTTTTGACGCACCGTGGAGAGCGGTGCCTGTGAGGCACGTCGCGCCCGCGATGCCGAACGCCATGCCTGACGCGTACAACCCTGATGGGGGGAAGCGTGTCCAACAGGCGTGGCAGAGGTACTCGAATTCACCGCGAGCGGAGCGGCGGCACTGCGACCGTCCCGCCGTCCTCGCGTACCCGGCGGCATGCCGGTGATCGCCCCCATGCCCGTGACGCGGCCCGCCCGCATTCCGACGCAGCGCGAGGGCGATGAGGTGGCCGTGACCGCGGGCACCACCGTCGACCACCTCACCGAGACCTATCGCGCCCACTACCGGTCGCTGCTCGGTCTCGCCGCCCTGCTCCTCGACGACACCGCATCCTGCGAGGACGTCGTGCAGGAGGCGTTCATCCGCGTCCACTCCGCGCGCAAGCGCGTCCGCGACCCCGAGAAGACCCTCGCGTATCTGCGCCAGACCGTGGTGAACCTCTCCCGGTCCGCGCTGCGCCGGCGCATCCTCGGCCTGAAGCTCCTCACCAAGCCGATGCCCGACATGGCGAGCGCCGAGGAGGGCGCGTACGACCAGCTGGAGCGCGACGAGCTGATCAAGGCCATGCGCGGGCTGCAGCGCCGCCAGCGCGAGGTCCTCGTCCTGCGGTACTTCGCGGACATGACCGAGGCCCAGGTCGCCGAGACCCTCGGCATATCGCTCGGCTCGGTCAAGGCCTACGGCTCGCGCGGCATCGCCGCCCTGCGGGTCGCCATGGAGGCCCCGGCATGAGCGGAGCGGGCGACATGGGCAAGCACCACGAGCACGAGCACGACGCTGGGAACGACACGGTGAAGCACGGGCCGGGCGACGGCGACCGCCCCGACCACGGACACGACGTACCGGACGTCACGGAGCAGCTGCGCGGGCTCGGGCGGCTGACCGCCCTCGGCGGCGGCACCGCACCGCTCGGCGGCCCCGGCGGCTCCGGCGGTTTCAGCGGCCCCGGTGACCCCGACGTGCCCGGCGGTCTCGCCGACGACGAGCTGGCGCTGCGGCGGATGCTGCGCACCGCCGTCGAGGACATCGAGCCGGGGGACGCCGCCCTGGACCGGCTCCGGCACGCGGTGCCCGCGCGCCGGGCCCGCAAGCGCCAGGCCTTCGTCGGCGCGGCCGCCGTCGTCCTCTTCGCGGCCACCGCCGTGCCCGCGCTCGTGCACGTCACCCGCTCGTCGGGCGACTCCGACGCGCGGCCGTCCATCGCGGGTGCGGGCAGCAGCCAGCACAGCCAGGGCGGCAGCACCGAGGGCAAGGACCCCGACCGCCCCGGCAAGGAGACCGGGGGCGGCAAGGAGAAGAAAGAGAAGAAGGACGACAAGGACAAGGGCGGCAAGGGCAAGGAGAAGGGCAGCAAGGACAAGGGCGAGACGGGCCGCGGCGGCGCCACCGGGGGCACCGAGCCCGACGACCACGGCACCGACGCCGTGAGCTCGCCCGCCTGTGACGCCACCCAGCTCGGCGCCTCCGGCTCCGTGGGGGCCGCCGACTCCGAGGGCAAGGTCTACGGCACCTTCCGCGTCGCCAACGTCTCCGGCAGCAGCTGCACCGTGGAGAACGCGGGCGCCGTGGCCGCCACCGCCCAGGGCGCGGCCAGCCCCTCCGCCGTCAACGTGGTCGACCACACCCCGGGCGACGGCACGGGCCTGCCCGACCCGGCCCAGGAGGCCAGCTCCCTCGTCCTCAAGCCCGGCGCCTCCTACGAGGTGCGCTTCGCCTGGGTGCCCTCGGCGCAGTGCCCGTCCGACGGCGGCGAGCCCACGCCGAACCCGTCCCCGTCCGAGGGCGGCGCGGGCGGCAACGGCTCGGAGGGCGGCACCGGTGACACCGGCGGCGTGACCCCCCAGCTGATCCGCGAGGACGGCACCAAGGACGGCAGCGTCGCGGTGTCCCTCACGGCGGAGCCGGGCGCCCCGTCGGCGGACGCGACGGTGCTGAACGCGTGCTCGGGCACGGTGTACAAGACCGGGGTGCTCCCGGCGCAGTAGCGCGCCGGGCCCTCGGCCGGGCCCGCCCCAAGGGCCTCCCGCGGTTTCGGGCGCGGCCCCCGCGAGGGCCGCAGGGCCCCAGAAGCGGGGCTCAGGTCGTGGACGGCTGCGGAGCCTCGGGTTCCGGTGCCTCGGGCTCCGGTGTGAGGCCCAGCT harbors:
- a CDS encoding Uma2 family endonuclease produces the protein MTPSSEERSQMSVEDFEELARVAPETVALEFINGKVEVKPVPDQLHGAIVMWLLRQCMQHRPELALYPEQGLRIPTYRSGRARADGALAPLDHFVGQEGEWASPEGVLMTVEVTSHDRDADQRDRVEKPSAYAAAGIPVYLLVDRESSELIVHAEPKGGTYRSVIRRSFGETVELPDPVGFALDTEKLKEYAD
- a CDS encoding aspartate kinase, which produces MGLVVQKYGGSSVADAEGIKRVAKRIVDAKKNGHQVVVVVSAMGDTTDELIDLAGQVSPIPAGREFDMLLTAGERISMALLAMAIKNLGHEAQSFTGSQAGVITDSVHNKARIIDVTPGRIRTALDEGNIAIVAGFQGVSQDKKDITTLGRGGSDTTAVALAAALDAEVCEIYTDVDGVFTADPRVVKKARKIDWISFGDMLELASSGSKVLLHRCVEYARRYNIPIHVRSSFSGLQGTWVSNEPQGDRKVEQAIISGVAHDTSEAKITVVGVPDKPGEAAAIFRAVADAEINLDMIVQNVSAAATGLTDISFTLPKAEGRKAIDALEKTKAGVGFDSLRYDDQIAKISLVGAGMKTNPGVTATFFEALTDAGVNIELISTSEIRISVVTRAEDVNEAVRAVHTAFGLDSDSDEAVVYGGTGR
- a CDS encoding aspartate-semialdehyde dehydrogenase; the encoded protein is MNRKPTLAVVGATGAVGAVMLQILSQHADIWGEIRLVASPRSAGRKLAVRGEEVEVLALSEDVFEGVDVAMFDVPDEVAAQWAPVAASRGVVVVDNSAAFRLDPDVPLVVPEVNPHAARLRPRGIIANPNCTTLSMIVALGALHAEFGLRELVVSSYQAVSGAGRDGVDTLRRQLRLVADSDLGTGPGDLRRAVGDDTGPFPEPVALNVVPWVGSVREDGWSSEEMKVRDESRKILGLPDLKVAVTCVRVPVVTTHSLTVHARFEREVTVARAREILATAPGVVLFDDPAAGEFPTPADAVGTDPTWVGRLRRALDDPAALELFVCGDNLRKGAALNTAQIAELVAGEFPGG
- a CDS encoding SigE family RNA polymerase sigma factor, whose amino-acid sequence is MAEVLEFTASGAAALRPSRRPRVPGGMPVIAPMPVTRPARIPTQREGDEVAVTAGTTVDHLTETYRAHYRSLLGLAALLLDDTASCEDVVQEAFIRVHSARKRVRDPEKTLAYLRQTVVNLSRSALRRRILGLKLLTKPMPDMASAEEGAYDQLERDELIKAMRGLQRRQREVLVLRYFADMTEAQVAETLGISLGSVKAYGSRGIAALRVAMEAPA